In the genome of Chryseobacterium oryzae, one region contains:
- a CDS encoding glycosyl hydrolase 115 family protein — MNYFKLFFLVTVFGFCLNINATEPFINTAKSSENIVLKEKNSNLSIFTNPGIDNGILRAVKNLQSDFQNVTGTQPSLVNQISPQQSSIIIVGTVGTQSVIDGLIKQKKIDGKSLVGKREKFIIQNVSNPFPGVSEAVVIAGSDKRGTIYGVYEMSKQIGVSPWYYWADVPVVKNENLYFKKGIYTDGEPAVEYRGIFLNDEEPSLGGWARATFGGFNSKFYEKVFELILRLKGNYVWPAMWGSAFYDDDLQNGVLANEMGIVMGTSHHEPMALAQQDWRRYIKKNNLPNVWDYAKNKKVLDEFWKSGIERSKSWEKLVTVGMRGDGDEAMEEGTNISLLEGIVKNQRRIIENVTGKKAEKTPQVWALYKEVQDYYDKGMKVPDDVTLLFCDDNWGNVRKLPDLSKPLHKGGYGMYYHFDYVGGPRNSKWINISPIQRIWEQMSLTYEHKVDKVWIVNVGDLKPMEFPISFFLDMAWNPKQFNSQNLLEYTEKWAAQQFGKTYSKDIARMINLYTKYNRRVTAEMLNSKTFSDNYNEFERVLNEYRALNVDAQRLYQQIPTEYKDAYFQLVLYPIDAMSNLYDMYYAQAQNVKLASEKNPEANAFADRVKKDFEYDVYLSDFYNNKISDGKWKHMMDQTHIGYTYWQQPDKNVMPAVTYVEDNARLKTKVFQEKDGYISIEAEDFARQNNSDRIHWEVIPDFGKTKSGVSTFPQNAYPKSDENIYLEYDVNFESKGEFEVQLFLAPTLNFNHNKGLRYEISFDGETPQIINFNGHYKGELGQWQAEHIIKSVTKHQILNPGKHSLRFRVLEPGIVLEKILINTGGLKPSYLGAPESNY; from the coding sequence ATGAACTATTTTAAACTGTTTTTTCTCGTCACTGTATTCGGATTTTGTTTAAATATAAATGCGACAGAGCCATTCATCAATACTGCAAAATCTTCTGAAAATATAGTTCTGAAAGAGAAAAATTCCAATCTTTCAATTTTCACCAATCCGGGAATCGATAACGGTATTTTAAGAGCGGTTAAAAATCTCCAGTCCGATTTTCAAAATGTGACGGGCACTCAGCCAAGTCTTGTCAATCAAATTTCTCCACAACAATCGTCAATCATCATTGTAGGGACGGTGGGAACTCAATCTGTCATTGATGGCTTAATCAAACAAAAAAAGATAGACGGAAAATCTCTCGTTGGCAAAAGAGAAAAATTTATTATTCAGAATGTCAGCAATCCATTTCCGGGTGTTTCCGAAGCTGTTGTGATTGCAGGAAGTGATAAGCGGGGAACGATTTACGGCGTTTACGAAATGTCGAAGCAAATCGGAGTTTCGCCCTGGTATTATTGGGCAGATGTTCCGGTGGTCAAAAATGAAAATCTATATTTCAAAAAAGGAATTTATACCGATGGAGAGCCGGCTGTAGAATACCGCGGCATTTTCCTGAATGATGAGGAGCCTTCTCTCGGCGGTTGGGCAAGAGCCACATTTGGCGGATTTAATTCTAAATTTTATGAGAAGGTTTTTGAACTGATTTTAAGATTGAAAGGCAATTATGTCTGGCCGGCGATGTGGGGAAGTGCGTTTTATGATGACGATCTTCAAAACGGTGTTTTAGCCAACGAAATGGGAATCGTAATGGGAACCTCGCATCACGAGCCAATGGCTTTGGCACAGCAGGATTGGCGCAGGTATATCAAAAAAAATAACCTGCCGAATGTTTGGGATTATGCCAAAAATAAAAAGGTCTTGGATGAATTTTGGAAAAGCGGGATAGAGCGTTCTAAAAGTTGGGAAAAACTGGTAACAGTCGGGATGCGTGGCGATGGAGATGAAGCAATGGAAGAAGGAACCAATATTTCGCTTTTGGAAGGCATTGTGAAAAATCAACGCCGGATTATCGAAAATGTTACAGGCAAAAAAGCAGAGAAAACACCGCAGGTTTGGGCTTTGTACAAAGAAGTTCAGGATTATTATGACAAAGGGATGAAGGTTCCGGATGATGTTACCTTGCTGTTCTGCGATGACAATTGGGGAAATGTCAGAAAACTTCCGGATTTATCAAAACCTTTGCACAAAGGCGGTTATGGGATGTATTATCATTTCGATTATGTTGGCGGACCGAGAAACTCGAAGTGGATTAACATCAGTCCAATCCAGAGAATTTGGGAGCAAATGAGCCTGACTTATGAACATAAAGTTGATAAAGTATGGATCGTTAACGTCGGCGATTTGAAACCAATGGAATTCCCCATCAGTTTTTTTCTCGATATGGCTTGGAATCCAAAACAATTCAATTCTCAAAACCTTTTGGAGTACACCGAAAAATGGGCAGCCCAGCAGTTTGGTAAAACCTATTCCAAAGACATTGCAAGAATGATTAATTTGTATACCAAATATAACAGAAGGGTTACTGCAGAAATGCTGAACAGCAAGACATTTAGCGATAATTACAATGAATTTGAAAGGGTTTTGAATGAATATCGTGCCTTGAATGTGGATGCACAGAGATTATATCAACAGATCCCGACGGAATATAAAGATGCTTATTTCCAACTTGTGTTGTATCCGATTGATGCGATGAGCAATCTGTACGATATGTATTATGCACAGGCTCAGAACGTAAAATTAGCTTCAGAAAAAAATCCCGAAGCCAATGCTTTTGCAGACCGCGTGAAAAAGGATTTTGAATACGATGTGTATTTATCTGATTTTTATAACAACAAAATTTCTGATGGAAAGTGGAAACATATGATGGATCAGACACATATTGGCTACACCTATTGGCAACAACCTGATAAAAATGTAATGCCAGCCGTAACTTATGTAGAAGACAATGCAAGGCTTAAAACCAAGGTCTTTCAGGAGAAAGATGGCTATATTTCTATCGAGGCAGAAGATTTTGCAAGACAAAATAACTCAGACCGAATCCATTGGGAAGTGATTCCTGATTTTGGAAAAACCAAATCTGGGGTAAGCACTTTTCCTCAGAATGCATATCCGAAATCAGACGAAAATATCTATCTGGAATATGATGTTAATTTTGAGTCCAAAGGTGAGTTTGAAGTTCAGTTATTCTTGGCTCCAACCCTCAATTTTAATCATAACAAAGGTTTGCGATATGAGATTTCTTTTGATGGAGAGACGCCACAAATCATCAATTTCAATGGGCATTACAAAGGCGAATTGGGACAATGGCAGGCCGAGCATATTATTAAATCCGTAACGAAGCATCAGATTTTAAATCCGGGAAAACACAGTCTGCGTTTCCGGGTTTTGGAACCTGGGATTGTTTTAGAAAAAATACTGATTAATACAGGTGGTTTAAAACCAAGTTATCTGGGAGCGCCGGAGAGTAATTATTAA
- a CDS encoding glycoside hydrolase family 97 protein, whose amino-acid sequence MRKLGFYISILVCSVLGNSVFAQVAQAESPDGKLRLNVFSENGKALYNVVYEGKTMLDKSPLGLVTNESDFSDHLKFVDSKKDKFSKKYSNEKIKKSAIDYEANTLLVNFTNANQNSIGIEFRLSNNNLAFRYQIAPMKERLSAVVEKEVTGYRFPSQTTTFLSPMMKPMTGFARTAPSYESGYEADAALGKKAEYGYVFPGLFRVGNDGWILLSETGVDSHYVASHLDTTSEKNLYQVAFPNAAENNGFGSTGAAISLPSETPWRTITVGSSLKPIVETTIPFDVVAPLYEPSQKYEFGKSTWSWILWQDESMNEKDQKTFIDLASSLNYQFILIDALWDKNIGKARMKELIDYAKFKNVDVLLWYNSNGAANDAPMGPRNKMSSAIERKKEMKWLKEVGVKGLKVDFFGGDKQETMKLYEDILSDANDFGLAIIFHGATLPRGWEVMFPNYAGSEAVLASEMLYFSEGIRKQEAFFATLHPFIRNTVGSMEFGGTFLNKYLTKSNKDKNQRLTTDAFQLATAVLFQNPIQMFGVMPNNLTDAPKFQLDFMKIVPTLWDDTQFIDGYPGKYSVVARRHQNQWYVAGVNAEKTVKKLKLNLPMMAGQTVKLINDDAKGNSSEKEVKVNAKGDFNVDIQPNGGFVLRN is encoded by the coding sequence ATGAGAAAATTAGGATTTTACATTTCGATTTTAGTTTGCTCTGTCCTTGGTAACTCCGTTTTTGCGCAGGTTGCACAGGCAGAAAGTCCGGACGGAAAATTAAGACTTAATGTCTTTTCAGAAAACGGAAAAGCATTGTATAATGTGGTTTATGAAGGCAAAACAATGCTTGATAAATCGCCGTTGGGATTGGTAACCAATGAGTCTGATTTTTCTGACCACCTGAAATTTGTGGATAGCAAAAAAGACAAATTTTCTAAAAAATACAGCAACGAGAAAATCAAAAAATCAGCAATAGATTACGAAGCCAATACACTGCTTGTTAACTTTACCAATGCCAATCAAAATAGCATTGGGATAGAGTTTCGGCTAAGTAACAATAACCTGGCATTCCGCTATCAGATTGCCCCGATGAAAGAAAGATTGAGTGCCGTTGTAGAGAAAGAAGTTACGGGTTATAGATTTCCTTCTCAGACAACTACTTTTCTCTCTCCGATGATGAAGCCGATGACAGGTTTTGCCAGAACCGCGCCCAGCTACGAAAGTGGTTACGAAGCCGATGCTGCACTTGGCAAAAAAGCTGAGTATGGTTATGTTTTTCCGGGATTGTTCCGTGTTGGGAATGATGGCTGGATTTTACTTTCAGAGACCGGCGTAGATTCACATTATGTCGCTTCTCATCTGGATACCACTTCAGAAAAAAATCTCTACCAAGTGGCTTTCCCCAATGCTGCTGAGAATAATGGTTTTGGCAGTACAGGTGCAGCTATTTCACTTCCTTCAGAGACACCTTGGCGAACCATCACGGTAGGAAGTTCGCTAAAACCGATTGTAGAAACTACCATTCCGTTTGATGTGGTAGCGCCATTGTACGAGCCATCACAGAAATATGAATTCGGGAAATCGACTTGGAGTTGGATTCTTTGGCAGGATGAAAGTATGAATGAAAAAGACCAAAAAACGTTTATCGATTTGGCTTCTTCCCTCAACTATCAATTTATTTTGATTGATGCACTTTGGGACAAAAATATTGGCAAAGCCAGAATGAAAGAGCTGATTGATTATGCCAAATTCAAAAATGTTGATGTCTTGCTTTGGTACAATTCTAACGGTGCGGCTAATGATGCGCCAATGGGACCTCGAAACAAAATGAGCTCTGCCATAGAACGCAAAAAAGAAATGAAATGGCTGAAAGAAGTCGGCGTAAAAGGTCTTAAAGTTGATTTTTTTGGAGGAGACAAGCAAGAAACGATGAAGTTGTACGAAGATATTCTTTCCGATGCCAATGATTTTGGACTTGCCATCATTTTCCACGGGGCAACTTTGCCGAGAGGCTGGGAAGTCATGTTCCCGAATTATGCCGGTAGCGAAGCGGTTTTAGCGTCAGAAATGTTATATTTTTCCGAAGGCATTCGCAAGCAAGAAGCCTTTTTCGCAACGCTTCATCCATTCATCAGAAACACGGTCGGAAGTATGGAGTTTGGCGGAACTTTTCTCAATAAATATTTAACCAAATCCAACAAAGATAAAAATCAACGATTGACGACGGATGCGTTTCAGTTGGCGACAGCGGTGTTGTTCCAAAACCCGATTCAGATGTTTGGCGTGATGCCGAATAATCTAACGGATGCTCCCAAATTTCAGCTCGATTTTATGAAAATCGTTCCTACGCTTTGGGACGACACGCAGTTTATTGATGGTTATCCTGGCAAATATTCGGTGGTGGCCCGCAGACATCAAAACCAATGGTATGTTGCCGGGGTGAATGCCGAGAAGACCGTTAAAAAACTCAAACTAAATCTCCCAATGATGGCAGGACAAACCGTAAAACTCATCAATGATGATGCAAAAGGGAACTCCTCAGAAAAAGAAGTGAAAGTCAATGCGAAAGGCGATTTCAACGTTGATATCCAACCAAATGGAGGATTTGTGCTAAGAAATTAA
- a CDS encoding glycoside hydrolase family 43 protein, whose protein sequence is MKKTVKAILGLCLIGCSGVALAQNPIIQTNYTADPAPMVYNGRLYVYTTHDEDDSTWFVMNDWKVYSTDDMVNWTDHGSILSYKDFDWAKRDAWAAQTIERNGKFFMYVPMWSKTNNKGAIGVAVSDSPFGPFHDPLGKPLVQSEWGDIDPTVFMDDDGQAYMYWGNPKLKMVKLNEDMISYSGDIVEVPMTVESFGKRDGKENPERPTKYEEGPWLYKRKDLYYLFWPGGPLPEFIGYSTSKSPMGPWKYGGIVMPTEGKSFTNHPGIVDYKGKTYFFYHNGALPGGSGFTRSVSVEELNFNKDGSITPFKMSKGITKALSTTNPYSFNQAETIAWSENIKSYQNKETGVFVKAKKSGAYTSVKSVDFGKKGPASFSARVGTTHNSDVTMDVRLDSVSGPIVATLKVPLTGGDDRWETVKAELKEKITGVHDVYFVFNGKAEKDIMYFDYWTFLENK, encoded by the coding sequence ATGAAAAAAACAGTAAAAGCGATACTTGGTCTTTGTTTGATAGGATGCTCGGGAGTAGCTTTGGCTCAAAATCCGATTATCCAGACCAATTATACCGCCGATCCGGCACCGATGGTTTACAATGGCAGATTGTACGTTTATACCACGCACGACGAAGACGACTCTACCTGGTTTGTGATGAATGACTGGAAAGTCTATTCCACAGACGATATGGTCAACTGGACAGACCACGGAAGTATCTTGAGTTACAAAGATTTTGATTGGGCAAAACGCGACGCCTGGGCAGCACAGACCATCGAAAGAAACGGAAAGTTTTTTATGTACGTGCCAATGTGGTCCAAAACCAATAACAAAGGCGCTATTGGCGTTGCCGTGAGCGACAGTCCTTTTGGACCCTTCCACGATCCGCTTGGGAAACCTTTGGTACAAAGCGAATGGGGCGATATAGATCCTACTGTTTTTATGGATGACGATGGGCAAGCCTATATGTACTGGGGAAACCCGAAACTCAAAATGGTTAAACTGAATGAAGATATGATTTCCTATTCGGGCGATATCGTTGAGGTTCCGATGACTGTAGAATCTTTCGGCAAGAGAGATGGAAAAGAAAATCCGGAAAGACCAACAAAATACGAAGAAGGTCCTTGGCTATACAAAAGAAAAGATTTGTATTACCTATTCTGGCCTGGCGGGCCACTGCCGGAATTTATCGGATATTCTACCAGCAAAAGTCCGATGGGACCTTGGAAATATGGTGGAATCGTTATGCCGACAGAAGGAAAATCGTTCACCAATCACCCGGGTATTGTAGATTATAAAGGAAAAACCTATTTCTTCTATCATAACGGAGCTTTGCCGGGTGGCAGCGGTTTTACAAGATCGGTAAGCGTAGAAGAGCTTAATTTCAACAAAGATGGCTCTATCACGCCATTCAAAATGTCCAAAGGCATTACAAAAGCGCTAAGTACAACTAATCCGTATTCATTTAATCAGGCAGAGACGATCGCTTGGTCAGAGAACATCAAATCTTATCAGAACAAAGAGACTGGTGTTTTTGTAAAAGCGAAAAAAAGCGGCGCTTACACAAGTGTGAAAAGTGTTGATTTTGGGAAAAAAGGTCCTGCAAGTTTTTCGGCCAGAGTAGGGACGACACACAACAGCGATGTGACGATGGATGTGCGTTTGGACAGTGTTTCAGGTCCCATTGTAGCAACGTTAAAAGTTCCGTTGACTGGTGGCGATGACCGTTGGGAAACCGTAAAAGCAGAACTTAAGGAAAAAATTACAGGTGTACACGATGTTTATTTCGTGTTCAACGGTAAGGCAGAAAAAGATATAATGTATTTTGATTATTGGACCTTTTTAGAAAATAAATAA
- a CDS encoding glycoside hydrolase family 43 protein produces MIQLKSKYITVSLLLIGMGICAQNPVIQTHFTPDPAPMVYKDKMYVYTGDDQNGFDFYTMTKWRVFSSNDMVNWTDHGSPISLESFSWARDRAWAAQCVERNGKFYWYICVQTVDNNLAVGVAVSDSPTGPFKDALGKPLVTTGTWDNIDPTVFIDDDVQAYLYWGNSKLFYVKLNKDMVSYEGKITEIPQSVEAFGGLRVPAKSDQVLQKQEQYKDVYVEGPWLYKRNKQYYMMYAGMTGRSESLSYSTSNSPTGPWKYQGKIMTDQPTNSFTNHGGIVDFRGKSYLFYHTGLLPGAGSYGRSTAIEEFKYNADGSIPNILMTKEGVNPIATLNPYQKNEAETIAWSEKCSTSENKKNGVYVSEIRTGGYIKVRSVDFGTKGASEFSASVAAGLDGGILEVRLDQLDGNKIAEIEIPRTGGWEEFKTLTSKISESVSGVHDVYFVFKGKNISAGRKLFNFDYWSFKKK; encoded by the coding sequence ATGATTCAACTAAAGTCTAAATATATCACCGTCTCATTACTGTTAATAGGTATGGGTATTTGCGCCCAAAACCCTGTCATTCAGACCCATTTTACGCCAGATCCTGCACCGATGGTTTATAAGGACAAAATGTATGTCTATACAGGTGATGATCAAAATGGTTTTGATTTTTATACGATGACCAAATGGCGTGTTTTTTCGTCCAACGATATGGTGAATTGGACGGATCACGGTTCACCAATTTCTTTAGAGTCTTTTAGTTGGGCTCGCGACAGAGCCTGGGCAGCACAATGTGTGGAAAGAAATGGTAAATTTTATTGGTATATCTGTGTTCAGACGGTGGACAATAATTTGGCGGTTGGTGTTGCAGTATCAGACAGCCCAACCGGGCCTTTTAAAGATGCGTTAGGAAAACCTTTGGTAACAACAGGGACTTGGGATAATATCGACCCCACGGTTTTTATTGATGATGACGTACAGGCCTATCTTTACTGGGGAAACAGCAAATTATTTTATGTGAAGCTCAACAAAGATATGGTTTCTTACGAAGGGAAAATTACGGAAATTCCGCAATCGGTAGAAGCTTTTGGAGGCCTTAGAGTTCCTGCTAAAAGTGATCAGGTTTTACAAAAGCAAGAGCAATATAAAGATGTTTATGTGGAAGGACCTTGGCTTTACAAGCGTAACAAGCAATATTATATGATGTATGCCGGGATGACAGGAAGAAGTGAAAGTCTTTCTTATTCCACCAGCAATTCTCCAACAGGTCCGTGGAAATATCAAGGAAAAATAATGACCGATCAACCTACCAACAGCTTTACCAATCACGGTGGGATTGTCGATTTCCGAGGTAAATCCTATCTGTTCTATCACACCGGATTATTGCCGGGTGCAGGAAGTTATGGCAGGTCAACCGCTATAGAAGAATTCAAATACAATGCGGACGGCAGCATCCCGAATATTTTGATGACAAAAGAAGGCGTCAATCCTATTGCAACGCTCAATCCGTATCAAAAAAATGAGGCAGAGACCATTGCGTGGTCAGAGAAGTGCAGTACTTCAGAAAACAAAAAAAATGGCGTTTATGTTTCTGAAATCAGAACGGGTGGCTACATCAAAGTCCGTTCTGTAGATTTCGGAACCAAAGGAGCTTCGGAATTTTCGGCTTCCGTGGCAGCAGGTTTAGATGGAGGAATTTTGGAGGTGAGATTGGATCAATTAGACGGAAACAAAATTGCTGAGATAGAAATACCGAGAACAGGAGGCTGGGAAGAATTTAAAACTTTGACTTCTAAAATCTCAGAATCGGTTTCGGGTGTTCATGATGTGTATTTTGTTTTCAAAGGGAAAAATATTTCTGCAGGACGTAAGCTGTTCAACTTTGACTACTGGAGTTTTAAGAAAAAGTAA
- a CDS encoding NPCBM/NEW2 domain-containing protein, translating to MLKQKILVIGAALLLSGNIAKAQSTVWLDQLDLSVATQGHGKPGINTSVDGKPLTIAGEVFKRGFGTHAESSILIKLNGKVKNFSALVGIDDEIKGQNPAAEFEIYGDNKKLWSSGVMKLGDKAKPVNISLQGVNQLELVVTDGGNGPYYDHANWVNAKFETADGAKLVTFNPIASEPYILTPKPGPKPKINSATVYGVRPGSPFLFRVAASGERPMTFSAKNLPQGLTIDAQTGIITGNINTKGTYEVVLSAKNAKGSVSKKLKIESGDKIALTPTMGWNSWNAFGHEVSADKVKRAADALVKSGLVNHGWNYINIDDSWQFNRDGKDPSYQGKMRDENGYILTNSKFPDMKGLTDYFHSLGLKAGIYSSPGPWTCGGCAGSYGYEKQDAESYAKWGFDYLKYDWCSYGGVLDGLPYNDANKVSSLNFSGGGDLDKGVKPFKLMGDLLKNQPRDIVYNLCQYGMGDVWKWGDNANAESWRTTNDITDTWASVKNIALAQDKAAPYAKPGNWNDPDMLVVGVVGWGNPHQSKLKPDEQYLHISLWSIFSAPLLIGCDLEKLDDFTLNLLTNDEVIAVNQDALGKQGVVKQSIGEFRIYVKDLEDGSKAVAFANFGREKVNMSYKDFKQLGISGKQTVRDLWRQKDIAKINTSNQSLALDIPAHGVAYYKFISTK from the coding sequence ATGTTGAAGCAAAAAATTTTAGTAATCGGAGCAGCTTTGTTGCTTTCCGGAAATATAGCCAAGGCACAATCAACGGTCTGGCTGGATCAGCTTGATTTGAGTGTTGCCACGCAAGGACACGGCAAACCTGGCATCAATACATCGGTAGATGGGAAACCATTGACTATTGCCGGAGAGGTTTTCAAAAGAGGATTTGGTACGCATGCTGAAAGTTCAATCCTTATCAAACTCAATGGTAAGGTAAAGAATTTTTCTGCTTTGGTGGGCATTGATGATGAAATCAAAGGTCAGAACCCTGCCGCCGAATTCGAAATCTATGGTGATAATAAGAAGCTATGGTCTAGCGGCGTAATGAAATTGGGTGATAAGGCGAAACCTGTTAATATTTCTTTACAAGGTGTTAATCAGTTAGAATTGGTGGTTACCGATGGCGGAAATGGGCCCTATTACGATCATGCCAATTGGGTGAATGCCAAATTTGAGACGGCTGACGGTGCAAAACTGGTTACTTTTAACCCGATTGCTTCGGAACCTTATATTTTAACGCCAAAACCCGGCCCAAAACCGAAAATAAATTCGGCAACGGTCTATGGTGTTCGTCCCGGTTCACCTTTCCTTTTCAGAGTGGCGGCTTCAGGAGAAAGACCGATGACTTTTTCGGCAAAAAATCTTCCTCAAGGTTTAACAATTGATGCTCAAACAGGCATTATCACCGGAAATATCAATACAAAAGGAACATACGAAGTGGTTTTGTCGGCTAAAAATGCCAAGGGGTCGGTTTCTAAAAAATTAAAAATCGAAAGTGGAGATAAAATTGCCTTGACACCTACAATGGGCTGGAATAGCTGGAATGCCTTCGGACACGAGGTTTCTGCCGATAAAGTGAAGCGTGCAGCTGATGCTTTGGTGAAATCTGGTTTGGTAAATCACGGGTGGAATTATATTAATATTGATGATTCCTGGCAATTTAACAGAGACGGAAAAGACCCATCGTATCAAGGAAAAATGCGTGATGAAAATGGATACATTCTCACCAATTCAAAATTCCCGGATATGAAGGGGCTTACCGATTATTTTCATTCATTAGGACTTAAAGCGGGGATTTATTCTTCTCCCGGACCTTGGACCTGTGGCGGTTGTGCCGGGAGTTACGGCTACGAAAAGCAGGACGCGGAAAGCTATGCCAAATGGGGCTTCGATTATCTGAAATACGATTGGTGCAGCTACGGCGGCGTGTTGGATGGACTTCCGTATAATGATGCCAACAAAGTGTCTTCACTCAATTTCTCAGGTGGGGGCGATTTGGATAAAGGGGTGAAACCTTTCAAATTGATGGGCGATTTACTTAAAAATCAACCAAGAGATATCGTTTATAACCTTTGCCAGTACGGGATGGGCGATGTTTGGAAATGGGGCGATAATGCCAATGCAGAATCTTGGCGCACCACCAATGATATTACCGATACTTGGGCAAGCGTAAAAAACATCGCTTTGGCTCAGGACAAAGCGGCTCCTTACGCCAAACCAGGCAACTGGAACGACCCGGATATGCTCGTAGTTGGCGTTGTAGGTTGGGGGAATCCGCATCAGAGCAAGCTAAAACCAGATGAGCAATACCTGCACATCAGTCTTTGGAGTATTTTTTCTGCACCGCTACTCATTGGTTGCGATCTAGAAAAGCTGGATGATTTTACCCTAAATCTTTTAACCAATGATGAGGTTATTGCCGTAAATCAGGATGCTTTAGGTAAACAAGGTGTTGTAAAACAAAGCATTGGAGAATTCAGAATCTATGTAAAGGATTTGGAAGATGGTAGCAAAGCGGTTGCTTTTGCCAATTTCGGAAGGGAGAAAGTTAATATGTCTTACAAGGATTTTAAACAATTGGGCATCTCCGGCAAGCAAACGGTTAGAGACCTTTGGAGACAGAAAGACATCGCCAAAATCAATACATCCAACCAGTCTTTGGCATTAGATATTCCGGCGCACGGCGTGGCTTATTACAAATTTATCTCAACAAAATAG
- a CDS encoding glycoside hydrolase family 43 protein translates to MKFNRLKLYLLSLVGFSQISFAQNPIIQTKYTADPAPMVYKDTVYLYTSHDEDDAFGFKMKDWLLYTSTDMVNWTDHGVVASLKDFKWVNTDNGAWAPQCIERNGKFYLYCPMPNNMGIGVLVADSPYGPFTDPIGKPLIKNSLDDIDPTVFIDGDGQAYLYWGNPNLWYVKLNEDMISLAGPITKDASFAKEKDKPDPFHYQEGPWAWKRNGIYYMAYASKCCPEGIGYAMAKSPTGPWTYGGVIMEGDSRSSGNHPGIIDFKGKSYVFGFNYNIMKQTMSKHYERRSVSVTELTYNPDGTIQKLPFWTSEGAKRVGTINPYQKVEAETIAYSEGLKTEMVTEWERNQPYNRGKKIKDRVIVTSINNGDYLKVQGVDFSKGVKSLDVNVASLYGGKIEVRTDALDGPLLGTVEVTGKAEGDLYKIINTPMKSIKGVHDLYFVFKGEKDLFFFDWWKFN, encoded by the coding sequence ATGAAATTTAATAGATTAAAGCTTTATTTATTATCATTAGTTGGATTCTCTCAGATTTCCTTTGCCCAAAATCCGATCATCCAGACCAAATATACGGCAGATCCTGCACCAATGGTATATAAGGATACGGTATATCTTTATACAAGCCATGATGAGGACGATGCATTCGGTTTCAAAATGAAAGACTGGCTACTCTATACATCAACAGATATGGTCAACTGGACAGATCACGGCGTGGTGGCTTCCCTCAAAGATTTCAAATGGGTGAATACAGACAACGGAGCCTGGGCGCCACAATGCATCGAGCGAAATGGTAAATTTTATCTCTATTGTCCCATGCCAAACAATATGGGAATCGGAGTTTTGGTGGCGGATAGCCCGTACGGTCCTTTCACGGATCCGATAGGCAAACCATTGATCAAAAATTCTTTGGATGATATAGATCCTACGGTTTTTATTGATGGTGACGGACAAGCGTATCTCTATTGGGGAAATCCGAATCTTTGGTATGTAAAACTGAACGAAGATATGATTTCTCTCGCAGGACCAATCACCAAAGATGCTTCTTTTGCAAAAGAAAAAGACAAACCAGATCCTTTTCATTATCAGGAAGGGCCTTGGGCGTGGAAGCGAAACGGAATTTACTATATGGCTTATGCTTCCAAATGTTGTCCCGAAGGGATTGGCTACGCTATGGCAAAATCGCCAACGGGACCCTGGACTTATGGCGGCGTCATTATGGAGGGCGACTCAAGATCAAGCGGAAATCATCCCGGAATTATCGATTTTAAGGGAAAATCTTATGTTTTTGGTTTCAATTATAATATCATGAAACAGACCATGAGCAAACATTACGAACGTCGCTCTGTTAGTGTTACAGAATTGACCTACAACCCGGACGGAACGATCCAGAAATTGCCTTTTTGGACTTCAGAAGGTGCCAAAAGAGTGGGAACAATCAATCCATATCAAAAGGTGGAAGCAGAAACTATCGCTTACAGCGAAGGCCTCAAGACCGAAATGGTCACCGAATGGGAGCGCAATCAGCCTTATAACAGAGGGAAGAAAATCAAAGATCGTGTTATTGTAACCTCGATTAATAATGGAGATTATCTCAAAGTACAAGGTGTTGATTTTTCTAAAGGTGTAAAATCTCTGGATGTGAATGTGGCTTCTCTCTATGGTGGGAAAATCGAAGTGCGGACGGATGCTCTTGATGGGCCTTTGTTGGGTACTGTTGAGGTAACCGGGAAAGCTGAGGGCGATCTTTATAAAATCATCAACACACCGATGAAAAGTATCAAAGGTGTTCACGATTTGTATTTTGTTTTTAAAGGAGAAAAAGATCTTTTCTTTTTCGATTGGTGGAAATTTAATTAA